One Rhizoctonia solani chromosome 2, complete sequence DNA segment encodes these proteins:
- a CDS encoding HECT-domain (ubiquitin-transferase), protein MTNDKRTRSQQETATENEPTVTASDVPSPPRTRARAAASTQLTAPTASSAASNLSQTTTTVPPSSSPQTRRRDKGKNKQSDDPRPAKRPRRSAPAATPSTSNGITINEPKRDSKGKKRAAPDPDSDDPATSTKKHKSPYSLRNRTSLPNLKSTTTMSRKNRATRKSTGKSTRDDEALDLAGDSRPEDEHAESSRNDTAPERNDSDEEDDDEDTGDEDEENEGEPNSSALGNQSGLDDSAVSALFSADFRALGSYMLSLSTRLKTILNNIKPSASPTVRLMALQELSEILSMSTEDTLAGYFQVDSFVGELVRIMGGKDTGGDDDDEAVNEDDEDASLAAALALSAGGFPGDDNLEAQVLACRCLANLMEALPGCAHTVVYHGAVPVLCSKLIDIQYIDLAEQTLSTLEKISEEYPSAIVREGGLAALLNFLDFFSTNVQRTALQAAANCCRNVSIDNYNMVKDVFPIIRTVLGYADPRLVEHASLCVIRTIESFRSHPELLEGLVDPALLRALMSAAVSPGTFTLVLRALSSATKSSPKIALSLLEADVAGTLYQILTGTVPPADPTDPCGGTDAVAAAAALTDMAVMQNLAHRPKDQVEEALSLVSELMPPLPRGVYLSPISKVSRLILTYDWVIIDGVFDHRAYSEKALARMVKAKIKSLKSSRTSSNAGPSTSTNPEPMDITPDDPGAATPVAAPGSATPVARPGSPVHAPTPPFQPGSPVIRPISPTAQPIPTLSRTELLRSKPELINRYMRLMVPVLVDVYAASVATQTRSKSLTGILKAISFSEGEEVNASVSIATFVGSILSSRDYPALAICALQLVELLLTKAPNVYKPALRREGVLHEIEVLTERQLTTKAKEKSESSRGEAAKQETKNEGSSPAPEPASERDESPRPMIPIPVKRSSSTVLDPQDAITLRAKVVRFKYLSGAEENAADPVFEKLRGLLATLRDTGAAEAELKDALKDIAAMFGIGGGASISSYELLKSGLVDGLLQFTTDPALTLDVATRQQMVAQAFSPRSSKGTDSPSGSPMAVLVKKLQESLTRIENFEVVTVSPGAEASRRNSPSMLARQLRLRIVAEEGTDAPRSCTNIVVSIHAIATFQALNDYLRPRVAGALAGMGAGSSRLSGVLAAFAAAAGLPAGALSRVAAASSGAGPSSTSATAGSSSGSTSTPTIGRRRSQRLKAKDSAAADENNTSPTTETLPTVEALPSAPAASSSAAAESMLAALTSGADAGLPMLGSEDFDMEHAEDMLNEDLEAEFYEEDMEPQQGSPDKTVSVSLNDDGTKVEAQTPDGTRVATPNPSAAERQTTTPSSSSKFSYAAALKAKPTDWHLEFSMDGHVLPLDTTIYGAVHHHEARRAAASGSTSGSNVASLTAPSLWQGVYTVKYRKVPGPPPTQPTARVETVSTSESTLSADLPHTQILRLLRVLHKMNLRVKDKMFTDTTAAVLAESAFINNKLTAKLTRQLEEPMIVASQCLPDWAIELPQQYHFLFPFSTRFSFLQSTSFGYARLITKWQSQQQRTSDSSRRDDAFGYLGRLQRQKVRISRHHILESAVKVLELYGSSSSVLEVEYFEEVGTGLGPTLEFYSLVSKEFARRELKMWRDADSSVEGPYVQRPLGLFPSPEIKLEAKLTKLWSILGQFVGKALLDSRIIDMSFNSLFLKYILNEEVPLTIASLKLVDPTLANSLSKLQAYGVARREIENNISMSPSEKEAALSDLTIHGAHLEDLALDFTVPGYDIELKPGGRDISVTNSNVEEYVREVIDVVIGRGVQSQVQAFRTGFSKVFAVTDLQSFSSEELDLLFGNADEDWSTETLTDALKADHGFNVDSGAIRDLIGIMTSYDEPTRRAFLQFITGSPKLPIGGFRGLSPQLTVVRKPHEAPLKADDYLPSVMTCVNYLKLPEYSAKSVMEARLKTAMMEGGGSFHLS, encoded by the exons ATGACGAACGATAAGCGCACCCGGAGCCAGCAAGAGACCGCGACCGAGAACGAGCCCACAGTGACCGCATCCGACGTTCCATCGCCCCCGCGCACAAGAGCACGTGCAGCGGCAAGCACACAACTCACGGCCCCAACAGCCTCTTCCGCAGCGTCTAACCTCTCCCAGACAACGACGACAGTCCCTCCATCCTCCTCCCCCCAGACCCGTCGCAGGGACAAAGGCAAGAACAAGCAATCCGACGACCCACGTCCGGCAAAGCG CCCCCGTCGTAGTGCTCCCGCGGCTACCCCATCGACCTCGAACGGCATTACCATCAACGAGCCCAAGCGCGACTCAAAAGGCAAGAAACGTGCGGCCCCAGACCCCGACTCAGACGACCCCGCCACCTCCACAAAGAAACACAAGTCCCCTTACTCACTCCGTAATCGGACTTCTCTCCCCAATCTGAAGTCTACTACCACCATGTCCCGCAAGAACAG AGCGACTCGCAAGTCCACCGGCAAGTCGACACGGG ATGACGAGGCGCTTGACTTAGCCGGAGACAGCCGTCCGGAAGATGAGCATGCCGAGAGTTCCCGAAACGATACAGCACCCGAACGCAATGATAGCGACGAAGAAGATGACGACGAAGATACGGgcgatgaagacgaagagaATGAGGGAGAGCCTAACTCGTCCGCACTAGGCAATCAGTCAGGTTTGGATGACTCGGCTGTATCCGCTTTGTTTAGTGCCGACTTTCGTGCACTCGGGTCGTACATGCTCTCGCTCTCGACCCGTCTCAAAACCATTCTCAACAATATCAAGCCCTCTGCCAGTCCCACAGTTCGTCTGATGGCCCTCCAGGAACTCAGTGAGATTCTCAGCATGAGCACAGAGGATACCCTAGCGGGATACTTCCAGGTAGATTCATTCGTGGGAGAACTAGTTAGGATTATGGGAGGCAAGGATACGGGTGgtgatgacgatgatgaaGCGGTCAACGAAGACGATGAAGATGCGTCTCTCGCTGCTGCACTCGCTCTCAGTGCCGGTGGCTTCCCGGGAGACGATAACCTTGAAGCCCAAGTATTGGCTTGCAGGTGTCTTGCCAACCTTATGGAAGCCCTTCCTGGCTGCGCCCATACTGTCGTTTACCATGGCGCTGTCCCCGTTCTATGCAGCAAGCTTATCGACATTCAATACATTGACCTCGCAGAACAGACCCTGAGC ACGCTCGAAAAAATATCAGAAGAATATCCTAGTGCCATTGTACGCGAGGGTGGTTTGGCGGCCCTACTCAATTTCCTTGACTTTTTCTCGACAAATGTCCAACGGACCGCCCTACAAGCCGCTGCAAATTGCTGCCGTAACGTCAGCATCGATAATTACAATATGGTCAAGGACGTCTTCCCCATTATTCGTACTGTTCTTGGATACGCCGATCCCCGACTGGTCGAGCACGCATCCCTATGCGTCATCCGGACCATTGAGAGCTTTAGGTCCCATCCGGAGCTTCTCGAAGGTCTTGTTGACCCAGCCCTTCTCCGTGCGCTGATGTCGGCCGCAGTTAGCCCTGGTACATTCACACTCGTCCTGCGCGCGCTTTCCAGTGCTACCAAATCAAGCCCGAAAATCGCACTGTCCTTATTAGAAGCAGACGTTGCAGGTACCCTCTATCAAATTCTGACAGGAACCGTGCCTCCCGCCGATCCGACCGACCCGTGTGGCGGCACAGATGCCGTGGCGGCGGCCGCGGCACTCACAGATATGGCTGTTATGCAAAACTTAGCACATCGCCCCAAGGACCAAGTCGAGGAGGCTTTGAGCTTAGTTTCTGAGCTCATGCCGCCACTTCCTAGAGGTGTGTATCTGTCTCCTATCTCTAAAGTTTCTCGATTGATCCTTACGTATGACTGGGTAATCATAGATGGCGTGTTTGATCACCGCGCATATTCTGAAAAGGCATTGGCTAGGATGGTCAAGGCCAAGATCAAATCGTTGAAGAGTTCACGAACGAGTTCGAATGCTGGGCCGAGTACGAGTACTAACCCAGAACCGATGGATATCACACCAGACGACCCTGGCGCCGCGACTCCTGTTGCGGCGCCGGGCTCTGCTACACCTGTTGCAAGGCCTGGGTCACCAGTACACGCCCCAACTCCACCCTTCCAACCCGGTTCACCTGTGATCCGGCCAATTTCGCCAACCGCACAACCCATTCCCACTTTGAGTCGCACGGAACTGTTGAGGTCCAAGCCCGAACTTATCAACcggtatatgcgcttgatGGTACCTGTGCTGGTTGACGTGTATGCTGCCAGTGTGGCAACTCAGACCAGGAGCAAGTCTTTGACGGGAATTCTGAAAGCTATTAGTTTCTCAGAGGGAGAGGAAGTCAACGCG AGTGTATCGATCGCAACTTTTGTTGGCTCCATATTGTCGTCGCGCGACTATCCAGCGCTTGCCATCTGCGCACTTCAACTCGTAGAATTACTGTTGACAAAGGCACCTAACGTATACAAGCCCGCACTCCGACGGGAGGGTGTACTCCACGAGATCGAGGTTCTGACTGAGCGACAACTTACCACCAAGGCCAAAGAGAAGTCGGAGAGTAGCAGAGGCGAGGCTGCCAAACAAGAAACCAAAAACGAGGGGTCGTCCCCAGCACCTGAGCCCGCTTCCGAGCGAGATGAATCACCCCGGCCTATGATACCTATTCCTGTCAAGCGCTCGTCCAGCACCGTACTCGATCCCCAGGATGCAATCACTTTACGCGCCAAGGTCGTTCGATTCAAGTACTTGTCCGGTGCAGAGGAGAATGCGGCCGACCCTGTATTCGAGAAGTTGCGTGGCTTATTGGCTACACTTCGCGATACTGGAGCGGCTGAGGCCGAGTTAAAAGACGCACTGAAGGATATTGCAGCCATGTTTGGTATTGGTGGAGGAGCAAGCATATCAAGCTATGAGCTATTGAAGAGTGGGCTTGTGGATGGGCTGTTACAATTTACCACCGACCCTGCACTTACAT TGGATGTAGCAACCCGTCAGCAGATGGTGGCTCAAGCGTTTTCCCCCCGCTCGTCCAAGGGTACAGACTCGCCCTCGGGATCTCCTATGGCAGTTCTGGTCAAGAAGTTGCAAGAGAGTTTGACAAGAATCGAAAACTTTGAAGTAGTGACTGTATCCCCTGGCGCTGAAG CATCCAGGCGAAACTCTCCCTCAATGCTTGCTCGTCAACTTCGCCTTCGAATTGTTGCCGAAGAAGGAACCGATGCTCCTCGATCGTGCACCAATATTGTTGTTTCAATTCATGCCATCGCCACTTTCCAAGCACTCAACGATTACCTACGTCCACGAGTGGCTGGCGCCCTTGCAGGAATGGGTGCAGGTAGCTCCAGGTTGTCTGGTGTTTTGGCAGCATTCGCAGCTGCGGCTGGTTTGCCAGCTGGAGCACTAAGCCGAGTTGCTGCTGCATCAAGCGGAGCGGGCCCAAGTTCAACAAGCGCTACCGCCGGTTCAAGTTCAGGATCCACTTCTACTCCCACCATCGGAAGGAGACGAAGCCAACGACTAAAAGCGAAGGATAGCGCTGCAGCAGATGAGAACAATACTTCACCAACGACGGAAACTTTACCCACAGTTGAAGCATTGCCGAGTGCTCCTGCTGCCTCATCTTCCGCGGCCGCCGAGTCTATGCTTGCTGCTTTGACATCGGGTGCTGATGCTGGGCTCCCAATGCTTGGTAGTGAGGACTTTGACATGGAGCATGCCGAGGACATGTTGAACGAAGACTTGGAGGCTGAG TTTTATGAAGAAGATATGGAACCTCAGCAAGGGTCTCCGGACAAGACGGTATCTGTATCCTTGAACGACG ATGGTACAAAAGTCGAAGCACAGACGCCCGATGGGACGCGCGTTGCCACACCCAATCCGAGCGCAGCTGAACGTCAGACTACGACCCCTTCGTCATCGTCCAAGTTCTCGTACGCTGCGGCCCTCAAGGCCAAGCCTACTGACTGGCACCTCGAATTCTCGATGGATGGACACGTACTGCCCCTCGATACTACGATCTACGGTGCAGTTCATCATCACGAAGCTCGTCGTGCAGCTGCTTCGGGATCGACATCAGGATCAAATGTGGCTAGCCTGACTGCGCCATCCCTATGGCAAGGCGTCTACACCGTGAAGTACAGGAAGGTGCCTGGGCCGCCGCCCACTCAACCCACGGCTCGAGTCGAGACAGTATCAACCTCCGAGAGTACACTTAGTGCCGATTTGCCGCATACTCAGATTCTCCGTCTGCTACGAGTATTACACAAGATGAACTTGAGGGTCAAGGACAAGATGTTCACGGACACAACTGCTGCTGTTCTTGCTGAGAGTGCTTTCATAAACAATAAATTGACGGCCAAGTTGACTAGGCAGCTCGAAGAACCAATGATCGTGGCAAG TCAATGTCTCCCTGATTGGGCAATCGAACTTCCGCAGCAGTACCACTTCTTGTTCCCCTTCTCTACCCGCTTCTCTTTCCTTCAGTCCACATCCTTTGGCTATGCCCGCCTTATCACCAAATGGCAGTCCCAACAACAACGCACGTCAGACTCTTCACGCCGTGACGACGCCTTTGGATATCTTGGTCGCCTGCAACGCCAAAAGGTGCGCATCTCGCGACACCATATCCTCGAATCAGCCGTCAAGGTTCTCGAATTGTACGGTTCGAGTTCCAGCGTGCTTGAGGTTGAGTACTTTGAAGAAGTCGGAACTGGACTCGGGCCGACTCTAGAATTCTATTCGTTGGTCTCCAAGGAGTTTGCGAGGCGTGAACTCAAGATGTGGAGGGACGCGGATTCGAGTGTCGAGGGCCCATACGTGCAACGCCCACTGGGGTTGTTCCCGTCCCCTGAGATCAAATTGGAGGCTAA GTTGACCAAACTATGGTCCATTCTTGGCCAATTTGTTGGAAAAGCACTATTGGACTCGCGGATCATCGATATGTCCTTCAATAGTTTGTTCTTGAAGTACATCTTGAACGAGGAGGTCCCACTGACGATTGCCAGCCTGAAA TTGGTTGATCCTACACTCGCCAATTCACTGTCCAAGCTCCAGGCATATGGTGTTGCCCGTCGCGAGATCGAGAACAATATCAGCATGTCTCCGTCTGAAAAGGAGGCCGCCTTGAGTGATCTTACTATCCATGGTGCCCATCTCGAAGACTTGGCCCTGGACTTTACTGTTCCTGGGTATGACATTGAACTCAAG CCGGGTGGTAGGGATATTTCTGTGACAAACTCAAATGTGGAAGAATACGTACGCGAAGTAATCGATGTCGTGATTGGCCGAGGCGTACAGAGTCAAGTACAAGCATTCCGTACCGGATTCTCCAAAGTTTTTGCAGTGACAGACCTTCAAAGTTTCTCATCGGAGGAGTTGGATTTGCTATTTGGTAACGCAGATGAAGATTGGAGCACCGAAA CTTTGACCGACGCACTCAAAGCCGATCATGGTTTTAATGTCGACAGTGGTGCCATCCGTGATCTTATTGGTATCATGACTTCATACGACGAACCTACCCGACGAGCGTTCCTACAATTCATCACCGGAAGTCCAAAATTACCGATTGGTGGCTTCCGTGGGCTCAGCCCCCAACTGACCGTCGTCCGCAAACCTCACGAGGCACCTCTCAAGGCCGACGACTACTTGCCAAGCGTGATGACATGCGTCAACTACCTTAAACTGCCAGAATACAGTGCGAAGAGCGTGATGGAGGCTCGCCTTAAGACAGCGATGATGGAGGGTGGTGGAAGCTTCCATTTGTCATAG
- a CDS encoding Fatty acid desaturase, with translation MGTNDKIWKREEVCSRILAGETIFIYNGKLIRVPASWLAKHPGGRLAILHFVGRDATDEVNAFHPEAPLKQLNKYAIGRVEVGPSGWEPLIPPVMTGWVRKKNESGEEKWEREAETWHDSTNEYGSTPSSEILLIQKGAVEQNSEARPTISSITPPPTALNLKTQQQHMKAYRALHAEITKAGLYKTPYLTGYGPEVARYTFVAIVSVLAYRQQWFWTSAFFWAACSTNSHSPYMTSDTMALRITGWWVDNHNIHHLVTNHPSHDPDIQHIPFFAISPKFLNSLWSSYYKRIMAHDAFSKVFLSVQHKLFYVVMSLARFNLYANSYGFLIKSGIFQGRRGWTWWLEVVGIVFYWTWYINVLRGCGDFKTGLAYFLISHIVPSPLHVQIVLSHFSRSTEDLGPTESFLARQLRTTTDVICPPHLAFFHGGLHLQVTHHLFPRLPRHNLAAASQIVKRYAAEQGLEYAEFGFAAGNREVIGVLADVASQVGVVGMVAKSEVEKAVRGEGH, from the exons ATGGGTACAAACgacaaaatctggaaaaggGAGGAAGTCTGTTCTCGCATTCTCGCAGGGGAAACCATTTTCATCTATAATGGCAAGCTCATTCGGGTCCCAGCGTCTTGGCTCGCAAAACACCCTGGAGGTCGACTCGCTATCCTTCATTTCGTCGGACGTGACGCGACAGACGAGGTGAACGCCTTTCATCCCGAAGCCCCACTTAAACAGCTTAACAAATATGCGATTGGACGCGTTGAAGTCGGACCTAGCGGTTGGGAGCCGCTCATTCCGCCCGTAATGACCGGCTGGGTACGGAAGAAAAATGAATCTGGAGAAGAGAAATGGGAACGCGAGGCAGAGACGTGGCACGACTCGACCAACGAATATGGCTCTACTCCGTCTTCTGAAATCCTCCTCATTCAAAAAGGTGCTGTTGAACAGAATTCAGAGGCCAGGCCGACAATAAGCAGTATCACACCACCTCCAACTGCTCTAAACTTAAAAACTCAGCAGCAGCACATGAAGGCCTATCGTGCTCTCCACGCCGAAATTACCAAGGCTGGCTTATACAAGACACCCTACTTGACCGGATACGGGCCCGAGGTTGCCCGGTACACGTTTGTGGCCATTGTGTCAGTATTGGCCTATCGGCAGCAATGGTTCTGGACGAGTGCCTTCTTTTGGGCTGCTTGTTCCACCAACTCACATTCACCGTACATGACCTCGGACACAATGGCGTTACGCAT TACTGGCTGGTGGGTTGAT AACCATAACATCCATCATC TCGTAACGAACCACCCGTCTCATGATCCTGACATTCAGCATATCCCCTTTTTCGCCATCTCGCCCAAATTCCTTAATTCGCTTTGGTCTTCGTACTACAAGCGCATAATGGCCCATGATGCTTTTTCTAAGGTGTTCTTATCAGTCCAGCATAAACTTTTCTATGTCGTCATGTCTCTCGCTCGCTTCAACCTATACGCGAATTCCTACGGCTTCCTCATTAAATCTGGAATCTTTCAAGGCAGACGCGGATGGACATGGTGGCTAGAGGTCGTTGGAATCGTTTTCTACTGGACGTGGTATATCAACGTTCTCAGAGGATGTGGCGATTTCAAAACTGGCCTGGCATATTTCCTAATTAGCCACATAGTGCCAAGCCCCCTACATGTCCAG ATTGTCCTTTCACATTTCAGCCGGTCCACGGAAGATCTCGGACCAACTGAATCGTTCCTTGCTAGGCAACTTCGTACCACCACAGATGTGATTTGCCCACCCCACTTGGCTTTTTTCCATGGTGGGCTTCACCTTCAAGTAACACACCATTTGTTCCCTCGT CTTCCCCGTCATAATCTGGCTGCGGCATCCCAAATTGTGAAGCGATACGCTGCGGAGCAAGGCCTTGAATACGCTGAATTTGGGTTCGCGGCGGGCAATCGTGAGGTCATCGGTGTCCTTGCGGATGTTGCTTCGCAAGTTGGTGTGGTAGGAATGGTTGCCAAAAGCGAGGTTGAAAAGGCCGTTCGAGGAGAAGGCCACTAG